One Brachybacterium aquaticum genomic region harbors:
- a CDS encoding LLM class flavin-dependent oxidoreductase, whose protein sequence is MPDRSQPLRRLGFLTIGLFDPADPGAGHESTLSIIELGEQLGFDSAWLRHRHLQFGISSPIAVMAAATQRTSRIELGTAVTPLGWENPLRLAEDLATVDVLSGGRINPGVSVGTPMQWDTVKDALYPDTAEVEDFSKTRVERLASYLAGDRVRELEGKQGVVEEFSSRVEPHSPGLRERLWYGAGSLGSAEWAGAHGLNLLSSSVIFPEADEEPDFAAVQASQIRAYRAAGGTRASQGLVVIPTDSATAEQAEKYRAYVAERLPRTATPQGPRGMMFAPDLVGTSEEIAEQLWDHAGFREVDEVAFALPFSFAHEDYVQILTDIATRLGPLLGWKPAGA, encoded by the coding sequence ATGCCCGATCGCTCCCAGCCCCTGCGCCGTCTCGGCTTCCTCACGATCGGGCTGTTCGATCCCGCCGATCCCGGGGCCGGGCACGAGTCGACCCTGTCGATCATCGAGCTCGGCGAGCAGCTGGGCTTCGACAGCGCCTGGCTGCGCCACCGCCATCTGCAGTTCGGGATATCCTCCCCGATCGCGGTGATGGCCGCGGCGACCCAGCGCACCTCCCGCATCGAGCTCGGCACCGCGGTGACGCCGCTGGGCTGGGAGAACCCGCTGCGCCTGGCCGAGGATCTCGCCACCGTCGACGTGCTCTCGGGCGGGCGGATCAACCCCGGCGTCAGCGTCGGCACCCCGATGCAGTGGGACACCGTCAAGGACGCCCTCTACCCGGACACCGCCGAGGTCGAGGACTTCTCCAAGACCCGCGTGGAGCGCCTGGCGAGCTACCTGGCCGGTGATCGGGTGCGCGAGCTGGAGGGGAAGCAGGGCGTGGTCGAGGAGTTCTCCTCCCGCGTCGAGCCTCACTCCCCCGGGCTGCGCGAACGGCTCTGGTATGGGGCGGGCAGCCTCGGCTCGGCCGAATGGGCGGGCGCCCACGGGCTGAACCTGCTCTCCTCGAGCGTGATCTTCCCCGAGGCCGACGAGGAGCCGGACTTCGCCGCCGTGCAGGCCTCCCAGATCCGCGCCTACCGCGCCGCGGGCGGGACGCGCGCCTCGCAGGGCCTGGTCGTCATCCCCACCGACTCCGCGACCGCCGAGCAGGCGGAGAAGTACCGCGCCTACGTCGCCGAGCGCCTGCCCCGCACCGCCACCCCGCAGGGACCGCGCGGGATGATGTTCGCGCCGGACCTCGTGGGCACGAGCGAGGAGATCGCCGAGCAGCTGTGGGACCACGCGGGCTTCCGCGAGGTCGACGAGGTCGCCTTCGCCCTCCCCTTCAGCTTCGCGCACGAGGACTACGTCCAGATCCTCACCGACATCGCCACCCGGCTCGGGCCGCTGCTCGGCTGGAAGCCCGCGGGCGCCTGA
- a CDS encoding PspC domain-containing protein: MNSFFATLRGFRYRRGPQRLVGGIAGGLAELTGLNVWLMRLLVLLSFALPVLGPVAYVVVWVLTPWQDGTIPAERALNNL; the protein is encoded by the coding sequence ATGAACTCCTTCTTCGCCACCCTCCGCGGCTTCCGCTACCGACGCGGCCCCCAGCGACTCGTCGGAGGCATCGCCGGCGGTCTCGCCGAGCTCACGGGCCTGAACGTGTGGCTCATGCGCCTGCTCGTCCTGCTCTCGTTCGCCCTGCCGGTCCTCGGCCCCGTCGCCTACGTCGTGGTGTGGGTCCTGACCCCCTGGCAGGACGGCACGATCCCCGCCGAGCGCGCGCTGAACAACCTCTGA
- a CDS encoding DUF3152 domain-containing protein, whose product MSTPAPPRTRLRLTRRGRLVRTILVALLLVVLVIATVQLVRANGADGAAQDAGPHVSGGPAGTAPSDGGGKAGATPEAETAEASGDITRTDTVGAGTWTLAAAEDPAGVAPAASDAGGASDAGGASDMGGAASAPRTYAVRVEDGIGISADEAAAQIAAVLADERSWHGTEGAVFQRVGSEEEAEMTISIASPPTVDELCLPARTGGLWSCRIGPDVALNSDRWLHATPTYEDLGEYRAYMINHEVGHFLGHGHATCPADGDPAPVMLQQSMDLQGCVPNAWPATA is encoded by the coding sequence ATGAGCACGCCCGCCCCTCCCCGCACCCGACTCCGCCTCACCCGACGCGGGCGCCTGGTCCGCACGATCCTGGTCGCCCTGCTGCTCGTGGTCCTCGTGATCGCGACGGTCCAGCTGGTGCGCGCGAACGGCGCAGACGGCGCCGCCCAGGATGCCGGCCCGCACGTCAGCGGCGGTCCGGCGGGGACCGCCCCGTCGGACGGAGGCGGCAAGGCCGGGGCGACCCCGGAGGCGGAGACGGCCGAGGCGTCCGGGGACATCACCCGTACGGACACCGTCGGCGCGGGGACCTGGACCCTCGCCGCTGCCGAGGACCCCGCCGGGGTCGCGCCCGCGGCGAGCGATGCGGGCGGCGCGTCCGATGCGGGCGGGGCCTCCGACATGGGCGGCGCAGCGAGCGCGCCGCGCACCTATGCGGTGCGGGTCGAGGACGGGATCGGGATCTCGGCCGACGAGGCCGCCGCACAGATCGCGGCCGTCCTCGCGGACGAGCGCAGCTGGCACGGCACCGAGGGCGCCGTCTTCCAGCGGGTGGGCAGCGAGGAGGAGGCGGAGATGACGATCTCGATCGCGTCCCCGCCGACCGTCGACGAGCTGTGCCTCCCGGCGCGCACCGGCGGGCTGTGGAGCTGCCGGATCGGCCCGGACGTGGCACTGAACTCCGATCGCTGGCTGCACGCCACCCCGACCTACGAAGACCTCGGCGAGTACCGCGCCTACATGATCAACCACGAGGTGGGACACTTCCTCGGGCACGGGCACGCGACCTGCCCGGCGGACGGCGACCCCGCGCCGGTGATGCTGCAGCAGTCGATGGACCTGCAGGGCTGCGTCCCCAACGCCTGGCCCGCCACCGCCTGA